A region of Nocardioides alkalitolerans DNA encodes the following proteins:
- the mreD gene encoding rod shape-determining protein MreD: protein MNAARSAVTALAVLLAVVLQAALLPGLSWRGVVPNLVLLVVVAGALTRGPNVGVILGFCAGLALDLAPPADHLAGRWALALMVVGYVAGSVRRDERPTVPVVLVTAAVASFVGSSVFALLGVVMQDPATSVGDVLAAVGVGLVSDVVVAPLVLLPLLVLLTRFEPQRRFA, encoded by the coding sequence ATGAACGCCGCCCGCAGCGCCGTGACCGCTCTGGCCGTCCTCCTCGCGGTCGTGCTCCAGGCCGCGCTGCTGCCGGGGCTGTCGTGGCGCGGGGTCGTGCCCAACCTCGTGCTCCTCGTCGTCGTCGCCGGTGCCCTCACCCGCGGACCCAACGTCGGTGTCATCCTCGGCTTCTGCGCCGGGCTCGCGCTCGACCTGGCCCCGCCGGCCGACCACCTGGCGGGCCGGTGGGCGCTCGCGCTCATGGTGGTGGGGTACGTCGCGGGCAGCGTCCGCCGCGACGAGCGGCCCACCGTGCCCGTGGTGCTCGTGACGGCGGCCGTCGCCTCGTTCGTCGGGTCGTCGGTGTTCGCGCTGCTCGGCGTCGTCATGCAGGACCCCGCGACGTCCGTCGGCGACGTGCTCGCCGCGGTGGGGGTCGGCCTCGTCAGCGACGTCGTCGTGGCGCCGCTCGTGCTGCTGCCCCTCCTCGTGCTGCTGACGCGCTTCGAGCCGCAGCGACGGTTCGCCTGA